A stretch of the Polaribacter pacificus genome encodes the following:
- a CDS encoding valine--tRNA ligase, whose amino-acid sequence MTIPSKYDANQVENKWYAYWMKNNYFHSTPDSREPYTIVIPPPNVTGVLHMGHMLNNTIQDVLIRRARLQGKNACWVPGTDHASIATEAKVVAKLKEQGIDKNDLTRDEFLAHAWEWKNEYGGIILEQLKKLGCSCDWDRTAFTMDPAMSESVIKVFVDLYNKGLIYRGYRMVNWDPEAKTTLSDEEVIHVEKQGNLYYLEYKIEGSTDTLTIATTRPETIFGDTAICINPNDERFTHLKGKRAIVPLSNRSIPIIEDTYVDIDFGTGCLKVTPAHDENDKVLGDRHQLEVIDIFNDDATLNSFGLHYEGKDRFVVRKEIAKELEEKGFLVKIEQHLNKVGTSERTKAVIEPRLSDQWFLKMEELAKPAIEAVLGEDAEINLYPKKFENTYRHWMENIRDWNISRQLWWGQQIPAYFYGDGKEDFVVAENIEAALVLAQKKTQNSKLTTQNLRQDNDALDTWFSSWLWPMSVFDGIRNPENEEIKYYYPTNDLVTGPDILFFWVARMIIAGYEYKDMKPFNNVYLTGLVRDKERRKMSKSLGNSPDALKLIEDYGADGVRVGLLLSSAAGNDLMFDEALCQQGKQFANKIWNAFRLIKGWEVDPSIPQPETAKIGLAWYEAKFQKTLAEIEDHFSKYRLSDALMAIYKLIMDDFSSWLLEIVKPAYQKPIDKTTFDAITKVLENNLKVLHPFMPFLSEEIWQHITERSSDEALIVASYPVQSSFDANIISDFDFTANVISGVRTIRKDKNIAFKDAVEIFVVNNENAPKTLDTVVQKITNASSITYVTDSVDGASFRVKSNEYFVPISVDNIDVEAEVEKLTAELKRAEGFLFGISKKLSNERFVSNAPEQVIALERKKEADTLAKIETIKNSLLNLK is encoded by the coding sequence ATGACAATTCCATCAAAATATGATGCTAATCAAGTAGAGAATAAATGGTATGCCTATTGGATGAAAAACAATTATTTTCATTCAACACCAGACAGTAGAGAACCGTATACTATTGTGATTCCACCTCCCAATGTAACGGGAGTCTTGCATATGGGTCATATGTTAAATAATACGATTCAAGATGTTTTAATTAGACGTGCTCGTTTGCAAGGAAAAAACGCTTGTTGGGTACCTGGAACGGATCATGCATCTATTGCTACAGAAGCAAAAGTAGTAGCGAAGTTAAAAGAGCAAGGAATTGATAAAAACGATCTAACTAGAGACGAGTTTTTAGCACATGCTTGGGAATGGAAAAATGAATACGGAGGTATTATTTTAGAGCAATTAAAAAAATTAGGTTGTTCTTGTGATTGGGATAGAACGGCATTTACGATGGATCCAGCAATGTCTGAATCTGTTATCAAGGTATTTGTTGATTTGTATAATAAAGGCTTAATTTATCGTGGATACAGAATGGTAAATTGGGATCCAGAAGCTAAAACAACACTTTCTGATGAAGAAGTTATTCATGTAGAAAAACAAGGTAATTTATATTATTTAGAGTACAAAATAGAAGGGAGCACAGATACCTTAACAATTGCTACGACAAGGCCAGAAACAATTTTTGGTGATACGGCAATTTGTATCAACCCAAACGATGAACGTTTTACACATTTAAAAGGAAAAAGAGCCATAGTTCCTTTGTCTAACCGAAGCATTCCGATTATAGAAGATACCTATGTGGATATCGATTTTGGAACAGGTTGTTTAAAAGTAACACCTGCCCATGACGAGAATGATAAGGTTTTGGGAGATAGGCATCAATTAGAGGTAATTGATATCTTTAATGACGATGCAACTTTAAACTCTTTTGGATTGCATTATGAAGGGAAAGATCGTTTTGTAGTCCGTAAAGAAATTGCTAAAGAATTAGAAGAAAAAGGATTTTTAGTTAAAATAGAGCAGCATTTAAATAAAGTAGGAACTTCAGAAAGAACAAAAGCCGTTATAGAGCCAAGGTTATCAGATCAGTGGTTTTTAAAAATGGAGGAGCTGGCAAAGCCAGCAATCGAAGCTGTTTTAGGTGAAGATGCCGAAATCAATTTATATCCAAAGAAATTCGAAAACACTTACCGTCATTGGATGGAAAACATCCGTGATTGGAATATCTCTCGTCAATTGTGGTGGGGGCAACAAATTCCTGCTTACTTCTATGGTGATGGTAAGGAAGATTTTGTTGTGGCAGAAAATATTGAAGCTGCATTAGTTTTAGCGCAAAAGAAAACTCAAAACTCAAAACTTACAACTCAAAATTTACGTCAGGACAATGATGCCTTAGATACATGGTTCTCTTCTTGGTTATGGCCTATGTCTGTTTTTGATGGTATTCGCAATCCTGAGAATGAAGAAATTAAGTATTACTATCCTACCAATGACTTGGTAACAGGTCCAGATATTTTATTTTTCTGGGTAGCAAGAATGATTATTGCAGGATATGAATATAAAGACATGAAACCTTTTAATAATGTCTATTTAACAGGTTTGGTACGTGATAAAGAGCGTAGAAAAATGTCAAAATCATTAGGGAATTCTCCTGATGCTTTAAAACTAATTGAGGATTATGGTGCTGATGGTGTTCGAGTAGGATTGCTCTTGAGTTCTGCAGCAGGAAATGACTTAATGTTTGATGAAGCTTTGTGTCAACAAGGAAAACAATTTGCAAATAAAATTTGGAACGCCTTTAGGTTGATCAAAGGATGGGAGGTAGACCCTAGTATTCCTCAACCAGAAACTGCAAAAATTGGTTTGGCTTGGTACGAGGCTAAATTTCAAAAGACCCTTGCAGAAATAGAAGATCACTTTAGTAAATACCGTTTGTCAGATGCTTTGATGGCGATATATAAATTAATCATGGATGATTTTTCTTCATGGCTGTTAGAGATTGTAAAGCCTGCATATCAAAAACCTATTGATAAAACTACCTTTGATGCGATCACCAAAGTTTTAGAAAACAATTTAAAAGTATTGCATCCTTTTATGCCTTTTCTATCAGAAGAAATTTGGCAACACATTACAGAGCGTTCTTCTGATGAAGCATTAATTGTAGCAAGTTATCCAGTTCAGAGTTCTTTTGATGCTAACATTATTTCAGATTTTGATTTTACGGCAAATGTTATTTCTGGAGTTAGGACCATTAGAAAAGATAAAAATATTGCATTCAAAGATGCTGTCGAAATTTTTGTAGTAAACAATGAGAATGCACCAAAAACTTTGGATACTGTTGTCCAAAAAATAACCAATGCCTCTTCAATTACGTATGTAACTGATAGTGTTGATGGCGCTTCGTTTAGAGTAAAATCAAATGAGTATTTTGTGCCGATTTCTGTCGATAATATTGATGTAGAAGCAGAGGTAGAAAAATTAACTGCAGAGTTAAAAAGAGCTGAAGGCTTCTTGTTTGGGATCTCAAAGAAACTATCAAATGAGCGTTTTGTAAGTAATGCACCAGAACAAGTAATTGCCCTTGAACGCAAGAAGGAGGCTGATACCTTAGCTAAGATAGAGACTATAAAAAACAGTCTTTTAAATTTGAAGTAA
- a CDS encoding DUF1573 domain-containing protein, whose product MKKLIFLSIFYFCTFSFFAQEKKLTGPVFKFDKELINYGKVDYKSEGKRVFTFKNVGTEPIIITDIKTSCDCTVPSKPDKPIMPNEKGSIEVVYDTSKSGGFSKVITIFSNAKNGRVMLRIKGFVAKK is encoded by the coding sequence ATGAAAAAATTAATTTTTCTAAGTATTTTTTACTTTTGTACTTTCTCTTTTTTCGCTCAAGAGAAAAAATTGACAGGTCCTGTTTTTAAGTTTGATAAAGAACTCATAAATTACGGAAAGGTTGATTACAAATCTGAAGGAAAAAGAGTTTTTACTTTTAAAAATGTTGGAACAGAACCTATTATAATAACAGATATTAAAACCTCTTGTGATTGTACGGTGCCTAGCAAACCAGACAAACCAATTATGCCTAACGAAAAAGGCAGCATTGAAGTGGTTTATGACACGAGTAAATCTGGTGGTTTTTCAAAAGTGATTACTATTTTTTCTAATGCCAAAAACGGCAGAGTAATGTTGAGAATAAAAGGTTTTGTAGCAAAAAAATAA
- a CDS encoding retropepsin-like aspartic protease, giving the protein MLSSFLLSAQEEISFIDPTQKVQSVRFQEVNNLIVVPVNVNGKQLSFILDTGVNKTILFNIVPTDSLELKNIKKITLQGLGDGMPIEALISKNNNVGIQNYKGSKEDIYVILKDRFDISAKMGVTIHGIIGYRLLKNTIVHVNYKSKKINFYNPAHFKYSSCRNCEEFPLQFYRNKPYIDVTIQLDTIGNEKTPVKLLIDSGGSEAVWLFEGTKDVIRTPKKSFKDLLGEGLSGSIFGNKSRLEEIAIGRFKIKKPTVSFLDSTATFNARQFRGRNGSIGGNILKRFKLWIDYPNKKIVFKKNGSFFGGFEYNMSGIDVVYDGQVLIKEKLRDYTRGGQFELNEDNMDLSTVSVFVNYKYMFKPSYKINKIVPGSPADLAGLKKGDLFLEINGNKVHNFTLKRLLGKFQERDGKRIRLKVERNGEVLKFDFRLRKRI; this is encoded by the coding sequence ATGCTGAGCTCTTTTTTATTAAGCGCTCAAGAGGAAATCAGTTTTATTGATCCAACACAAAAAGTACAAAGTGTTCGATTTCAAGAAGTAAATAATCTTATTGTTGTGCCGGTTAATGTAAACGGCAAACAACTTTCGTTTATTTTAGATACGGGAGTTAATAAAACTATTTTATTTAATATAGTGCCAACTGATAGCTTAGAATTAAAAAATATTAAAAAGATTACTTTACAAGGACTTGGAGATGGAATGCCAATTGAAGCTCTAATTTCAAAAAACAACAATGTCGGCATACAAAATTATAAAGGCTCTAAAGAAGATATCTATGTAATTTTAAAAGACAGGTTTGACATCTCAGCAAAAATGGGTGTTACTATTCATGGTATTATTGGTTACCGTTTATTAAAAAACACAATTGTACACGTAAATTACAAGTCAAAAAAAATTAATTTTTACAATCCAGCGCATTTTAAATATTCATCGTGTAGAAACTGTGAAGAATTTCCTCTTCAGTTTTACAGAAACAAACCCTATATTGATGTAACTATTCAATTAGATACCATTGGCAATGAGAAAACTCCTGTTAAATTATTAATTGATTCTGGTGGCTCAGAGGCTGTTTGGTTGTTTGAAGGGACTAAAGATGTTATTCGTACACCTAAAAAGAGTTTTAAAGATCTTTTAGGTGAAGGTTTAAGTGGCTCTATTTTTGGTAATAAAAGTAGGCTTGAAGAAATTGCAATTGGTAGGTTTAAGATAAAAAAGCCTACGGTTTCTTTTTTAGATTCTACAGCGACTTTTAATGCACGTCAATTTAGAGGCAGAAACGGAAGCATTGGAGGTAATATTTTAAAACGATTTAAGCTTTGGATAGATTATCCAAATAAGAAAATAGTTTTTAAAAAGAATGGCTCTTTTTTCGGTGGCTTTGAATATAATATGAGTGGAATTGATGTAGTCTATGATGGACAAGTATTGATCAAAGAAAAGCTAAGAGATTACACTAGAGGAGGTCAATTTGAGCTCAATGAAGACAATATGGATTTGAGTACAGTTTCAGTTTTTGTAAACTACAAATACATGTTTAAGCCATCGTATAAGATTAATAAGATTGTGCCTGGTTCTCCAGCGGATTTAGCAGGCTTAAAAAAAGGTGACCTTTTTTTAGAAATTAATGGAAATAAGGTGCATAATTTTACCTTGAAGCGACTGTTGGGGAAGTTTCAGGAAAGAGATGGTAAACGCATTCGTTTAAAAGTAGAAAGGAATGGAGAAGTTTTAAAATTTGACTTCCGTTTAAGGAAAAGAATTTAA
- a CDS encoding pyridoxal phosphate-dependent aminotransferase — protein sequence MPSISKKGLEMPESPIRKLVPYAENAYKQGKTVYHLNIGQPDIKTPQVALDAVAVHSLTTIAYTRSEGSDAYRSKIANYYSKHQIDVTKEDIIVTTGGSEALLFAFGSIMDVDDEVIIPEPFYANYNGFSVASGVKVVPVVSKIEDNFALPPIEEFEKLITKKTKAILICNPGNPTGYIYSKEEIQKLAAIVKKHDLFLISDEVYREFAYDGIEHYSILQEKTLDDNAIIIDSVSKRYSMCGARIGCLVSKNKEVIKTALKFAQARLSPPTLAQIASEAALDTPQSYFDEVKEEYVKRRNTLINGLQEIDGVIVAKPKGAFYCIVELPVKNADHFAQWLLESYDLDGETVMVAPAAGFYSTPGMGLNQIRIAYVLNNESLVKAINILKEALKVYKD from the coding sequence ATGCCGTCTATTTCTAAGAAAGGACTTGAAATGCCTGAATCACCGATTAGAAAATTGGTACCCTATGCAGAAAACGCATACAAACAAGGCAAGACTGTTTATCATTTAAACATTGGCCAACCAGATATTAAAACACCGCAGGTAGCATTAGACGCTGTCGCTGTGCACTCACTAACTACTATTGCTTATACTCGTTCTGAAGGCTCTGATGCTTATAGAAGTAAAATAGCAAACTATTATAGCAAACATCAAATTGATGTAACAAAAGAAGATATTATTGTTACTACTGGTGGAAGTGAAGCCTTGCTTTTTGCTTTTGGAAGCATTATGGATGTTGATGATGAAGTGATTATTCCAGAACCTTTTTACGCAAACTACAACGGATTTTCTGTAGCCTCAGGAGTAAAAGTAGTTCCTGTTGTTTCTAAAATTGAAGACAACTTTGCATTGCCTCCAATTGAAGAGTTTGAAAAGCTAATCACCAAAAAAACCAAAGCAATTTTAATCTGTAACCCAGGAAACCCAACTGGATATATCTACAGTAAAGAAGAAATTCAAAAATTAGCAGCAATCGTAAAAAAACACGATTTGTTTTTAATTTCTGATGAAGTATATAGAGAGTTTGCATATGATGGAATTGAGCATTATTCTATTTTGCAAGAAAAAACTTTAGATGATAACGCAATAATTATCGACTCTGTTTCAAAAAGATACAGTATGTGTGGAGCACGTATCGGTTGCTTAGTGTCAAAAAATAAAGAAGTTATTAAAACGGCCTTAAAATTTGCTCAAGCGAGATTAAGCCCTCCTACATTGGCACAAATTGCTTCTGAAGCAGCTTTAGATACACCACAAAGTTACTTTGATGAAGTAAAAGAAGAGTATGTAAAAAGAAGAAATACCCTTATCAATGGGCTTCAAGAAATTGACGGCGTAATCGTTGCCAAACCAAAAGGAGCTTTTTATTGTATCGTTGAATTACCTGTAAAGAATGCAGATCATTTTGCACAGTGGTTGCTTGAATCTTATGATCTAGATGGAGAAACTGTTATGGTTGCTCCTGCTGCAGGTTTTTATTCAACACCAGGGATGGGCTTAAATCAAATACGAATTGCTTATGTTTTAAACAATGAGAGTTTAGTTAAAGCAATAAACATCCTTAAAGAAGCTTTAAAAGTTTACAAAGACTAG
- the murB gene encoding UDP-N-acetylmuramate dehydrogenase, protein MTILNNISLKEYNTFGVHVNAKRFVSIDSFYQLQELLKTEKDLFLLSGGSNMLLTKDIEQLVVYLNIKGISIDREDENYAYVTVNAGENWHEFVLWCIDQGYGGLENLSLIPGNVGTCPIQNIGAYGVEVKDVITQVEALRISDQKRVHFSNEACSFGYRNSIFKNEEKGKYIITSVSFRLTKNKHNLQTSYGAIETALQENKIQNPSIKDISNAVIAIRKSKLPDPKEIGNSGSFFKNPIVAKSIFEGLKNSHPNIPNYQVSEDQIKIPAGWLIEQAGFKGKRFGNTGVHSKQALVLVNYGEASGQEIYTLAKQIQEKILELFSINLEIEVNIL, encoded by the coding sequence GTGACTATATTAAACAACATATCTTTAAAAGAATACAATACGTTTGGCGTTCATGTTAATGCCAAACGTTTTGTTTCTATCGATTCTTTTTATCAGCTTCAAGAGCTTCTAAAAACAGAAAAAGATCTTTTTTTGTTAAGTGGTGGCAGCAATATGCTTTTAACCAAAGACATCGAACAGCTTGTTGTTTATCTAAATATTAAAGGAATCTCTATTGATCGAGAAGATGAAAACTATGCCTATGTTACTGTTAATGCTGGTGAAAACTGGCATGAATTTGTTCTTTGGTGCATAGATCAAGGATATGGAGGCTTGGAGAATTTATCTTTAATACCAGGAAATGTGGGTACCTGCCCTATCCAAAATATTGGCGCCTACGGTGTAGAAGTTAAAGATGTAATCACTCAGGTAGAAGCCTTGAGAATTAGCGATCAAAAAAGAGTTCACTTTTCAAATGAAGCTTGTAGTTTTGGTTATCGAAATTCTATCTTTAAAAATGAGGAAAAAGGTAAATACATTATTACATCTGTAAGTTTTAGGCTAACAAAAAACAAACACAATTTACAAACTTCTTACGGAGCTATAGAGACTGCTTTACAAGAAAACAAAATTCAAAACCCTAGCATTAAAGACATCTCTAATGCTGTGATAGCGATCCGAAAATCAAAATTACCCGACCCAAAAGAGATTGGAAACAGTGGTAGTTTTTTTAAAAACCCTATTGTTGCAAAATCAATTTTTGAAGGTTTAAAAAACAGCCATCCTAACATTCCTAATTATCAGGTTTCAGAAGATCAAATAAAAATTCCTGCTGGTTGGTTAATTGAGCAAGCTGGTTTTAAAGGAAAGCGTTTTGGAAACACGGGTGTGCACAGCAAACAAGCCCTAGTACTTGTTAACTACGGAGAAGCTTCTGGGCAAGAAATCTATACACTTGCCAAACAAATCCAAGAGAAAATTCTTGAACTTTTTAGCATCAACCTAGAAATTGAAGTGAATATACTTTAA
- a CDS encoding membrane or secreted protein, whose product MKLVLITIGLLSIAFAGIAIKIWAKKDGKFAGTCASQNPMINTGGEACGFCGKTPDQFENCSEPQHS is encoded by the coding sequence ATGAAACTTGTCTTAATTACTATCGGTTTATTATCAATCGCTTTTGCAGGAATTGCCATTAAAATTTGGGCAAAAAAAGATGGGAAATTCGCAGGTACTTGTGCTAGTCAAAACCCAATGATCAACACAGGTGGAGAAGCTTGTGGCTTTTGTGGTAAGACACCAGACCAGTTTGAAAACTGTTCAGAACCACAACACTCTTAA
- a CDS encoding glycosyltransferase: MMVILFYIFVAATIIQVVYLFSFSSVLFIKKEKKDTQKTPVSVIICAKNEEKNLSKFLPSILQQSYSNFEIILINDASSDCTLEVMEDFQDAHPNLKIVNVQNNEAFWGNKKYALTLGIKTASYEHLLFTDADCKPVSKDWIEKMVENFSEEKTIVLGYGKYKRIPNSFLNAMVRFETLLTAVQYFSYAHLGSPYMGVGRNLSYLRSNFFKTKGFISHIQVKSGDDDLFIQEAADSSNTAICLDPKSYTVSEPPLSWSSWFRQKRRHVSTSAFYKLKHQLLLGLYVASKFILYMLLIPLMIFYSWKLTTAILAVYYIILLCVFGLFAKKLHEKKLTYLIPLLEVCLLLFQFSIFISNKITKPTHWK, from the coding sequence ATGATGGTGATTCTATTCTACATTTTTGTAGCTGCAACTATCATCCAAGTAGTATACCTTTTTAGTTTTTCTTCTGTTTTATTTATAAAAAAAGAAAAAAAAGACACTCAAAAAACTCCTGTTTCTGTTATTATTTGCGCTAAAAATGAAGAGAAAAATTTATCAAAGTTTCTTCCTTCCATTTTACAGCAATCCTATTCTAACTTTGAGATTATTTTAATTAATGATGCCTCTTCAGACTGTACTTTAGAGGTCATGGAAGATTTTCAGGATGCACATCCAAACCTTAAAATCGTCAATGTACAAAATAATGAAGCCTTTTGGGGAAACAAAAAATATGCTCTTACTTTAGGTATAAAAACCGCAAGTTACGAGCACTTATTGTTTACTGATGCTGATTGCAAACCAGTTTCCAAAGACTGGATTGAAAAAATGGTTGAAAATTTCTCAGAAGAAAAAACCATTGTTTTAGGTTACGGTAAATACAAAAGAATTCCAAACTCATTTCTCAATGCAATGGTTCGGTTTGAAACACTACTCACTGCAGTGCAATATTTTAGCTATGCTCACCTTGGCTCACCATATATGGGTGTTGGAAGAAACCTCTCATATTTAAGAAGTAATTTTTTTAAAACCAAAGGGTTTATAAGTCATATTCAAGTAAAATCGGGTGATGATGACCTTTTTATCCAAGAAGCCGCCGACAGCAGCAATACAGCAATTTGCTTGGATCCCAAAAGTTATACAGTATCAGAACCACCTCTAAGTTGGTCCTCATGGTTTCGACAAAAGAGAAGACATGTTTCAACATCAGCGTTTTACAAATTAAAACACCAATTATTACTTGGGCTTTATGTTGCTAGTAAATTTATACTTTATATGCTGTTAATTCCATTGATGATTTTTTATAGTTGGAAACTAACAACAGCCATACTTGCTGTCTATTACATTATCTTACTTTGTGTCTTTGGTTTGTTTGCAAAAAAGCTTCATGAAAAAAAGTTGACCTATTTAATCCCTTTATTAGAAGTCTGTTTACTTTTGTTTCAATTTAGTATCTTTATATCGAATAAAATCACAAAACCTACGCATTGGAAATAA
- a CDS encoding RNA polymerase sigma factor, translated as MEIKGEALLKVIEKAKEGNQMAFNTLLDSFWNSVHNYQLKHNLDENDAEDITIQTFSKAFDKIDSFDTKYQFKTWLIAISKNVQIDDFRKKKSSIKAASFKEKENELHRIADDSPTPEDKIITEQNLAKLLRDIKQLKPKYQEVINLRYFQELSYKEISEELNEPMNNIKVKLLRAKKLLAEIIHKSY; from the coding sequence TTGGAAATAAAAGGCGAAGCACTGCTAAAAGTCATTGAAAAAGCCAAAGAAGGCAATCAAATGGCATTCAATACGCTATTGGATAGCTTCTGGAACAGTGTACACAATTATCAGTTAAAGCACAATCTAGACGAGAATGATGCAGAAGACATCACTATTCAAACATTTTCTAAGGCCTTTGATAAAATTGACAGCTTTGATACTAAATATCAATTTAAAACTTGGCTAATTGCCATATCAAAAAATGTTCAAATTGATGATTTTCGCAAAAAAAAATCCAGTATCAAAGCAGCATCTTTTAAAGAAAAAGAAAACGAGCTTCATCGAATAGCAGATGACAGCCCTACTCCAGAAGATAAAATTATCACAGAGCAAAACCTCGCTAAACTCTTAAGAGATATCAAACAGTTAAAGCCCAAATATCAGGAGGTTATAAATTTGAGATATTTTCAAGAATTAAGCTATAAAGAGATTTCAGAAGAGCTTAATGAGCCCATGAATAATATTAAAGTCAAACTCTTAAGAGCTAAAAAATTATTGGCAGAAATTATTCATAAATCCTATTAA
- the lipA gene encoding lipoyl synthase, which produces MINESVQIQEKVKKPKWLRVKLPVGKKYTDLRGLVDKYKLNTICTSGSCPNMGECWGEGTATFMILGNTCTRSCGFCGVKTGRPDTVEWDEPEKVARSIKIMKIKHAVITSVDRDDLKDGGSIIWAETVNAIRRANPNTTLETLIPDFQGNEQQIDRVIKVAPEVVSHNMETVRRLTREVRIQAKYDRSLGVLKYLKANGMRTKSGIMLGLGETEEEVIETMKDLRGVGLDVITIGQYLQPTKKHLPVKEFITPEQFKKYETLGLEMGFMYVESGPLVRSSYKAHKHAS; this is translated from the coding sequence ATGATAAATGAATCAGTACAAATTCAAGAAAAAGTTAAAAAGCCAAAATGGTTACGTGTAAAATTACCTGTAGGTAAAAAATATACAGACCTAAGAGGTTTAGTTGACAAATACAAGCTAAATACTATTTGCACTAGTGGTAGTTGCCCAAACATGGGTGAATGCTGGGGAGAAGGTACCGCTACCTTTATGATTTTAGGAAATACTTGTACGCGTTCATGTGGTTTCTGTGGGGTTAAAACCGGAAGACCTGATACTGTAGAATGGGATGAGCCAGAAAAAGTTGCTAGATCTATCAAAATAATGAAAATCAAACACGCGGTGATAACTTCTGTAGATCGCGATGATTTAAAAGATGGAGGCTCTATTATTTGGGCAGAAACAGTAAATGCTATTAGAAGAGCAAATCCTAACACTACGCTAGAAACTTTAATTCCAGATTTTCAAGGGAACGAACAACAGATAGATCGAGTTATTAAAGTAGCTCCAGAGGTTGTTTCACACAATATGGAAACCGTTAGAAGACTTACTAGAGAAGTTAGAATTCAAGCAAAATACGATAGAAGTCTAGGGGTTTTAAAATACCTAAAAGCAAACGGAATGAGAACCAAATCTGGTATTATGTTGGGTCTTGGTGAAACTGAAGAAGAAGTAATTGAAACCATGAAGGACCTAAGAGGAGTTGGATTGGATGTCATTACGATTGGCCAGTATTTACAACCTACCAAAAAGCATCTACCTGTTAAAGAATTTATCACTCCAGAGCAATTTAAAAAATACGAAACTCTAGGGTTAGAAATGGGCTTTATGTACGTAGAAAGTGGACCATTAGTACGTTCATCATACAAAGCACATAAACACGCCAGCTAA
- a CDS encoding pyridoxal-phosphate dependent enzyme → MKYAKNILETIGNTPLVQLNSVTKEVPALVLAKVETFNPGNSIKDRMALKMIEDAEADGRLKPGGTIIEGTSGNTGMGLALAAIIKGYKCIFVISDKQSKEKMDILRAVGAEVVVCPTNVDPSDPRSYYSVSKRLGEETPNSWYVNQYDNPSNALAHYEQTGPEIWEQTDGKITHFVVGVGTGGTISGTAKYLKEKNPNIKVWGIDTYGSVFKKYHETGVFDENEIYPYITEGIGEDILPKNVDFSLIDGFTKVTDKDAAVYTRKIAKEEGIFVGNSAGSAIKGLLQLKEHFTKDDVVVVLFHDHGSRYVGKMFNDAWMRERGFLDEKITTAEDLIKDHTDKPLLTVQTEELVSHAIERMRAFKISQIPVRDANGFVGSIDETDVLRSYLEDANIANLPIKKVMGAAFPIVPKNASIEEVSKLITKENQAVLVDLGNDTYHIITKHDIISAIS, encoded by the coding sequence ATGAAATACGCAAAAAATATATTAGAAACCATCGGAAACACGCCGTTGGTTCAATTAAACTCTGTAACTAAAGAAGTGCCGGCATTGGTCTTGGCCAAAGTAGAAACTTTTAATCCAGGAAACTCTATCAAGGATAGAATGGCTCTTAAAATGATAGAAGATGCTGAGGCAGATGGGAGATTAAAGCCAGGAGGAACTATTATAGAAGGAACTTCTGGAAATACTGGTATGGGCTTGGCATTGGCTGCTATTATAAAAGGTTATAAGTGCATTTTTGTCATTTCTGACAAGCAGTCTAAAGAGAAGATGGATATTTTAAGAGCAGTTGGGGCAGAGGTTGTGGTTTGTCCTACCAATGTAGATCCTTCAGACCCTAGATCATACTATTCAGTATCTAAAAGATTGGGAGAAGAGACGCCAAATTCTTGGTATGTAAATCAATATGACAATCCTTCGAATGCATTAGCGCATTATGAGCAAACAGGACCTGAGATCTGGGAGCAAACGGATGGTAAGATTACTCATTTTGTAGTGGGAGTTGGTACAGGTGGTACCATTTCTGGAACTGCTAAATATTTAAAAGAAAAAAATCCAAATATTAAAGTTTGGGGTATTGATACTTATGGATCTGTATTTAAAAAATACCACGAAACAGGAGTCTTTGATGAAAATGAGATTTATCCTTATATCACAGAAGGGATTGGAGAAGATATTTTACCTAAAAATGTTGATTTCAGTCTTATTGATGGTTTTACCAAAGTAACAGATAAGGACGCAGCTGTTTACACTCGTAAAATAGCAAAAGAAGAAGGGATTTTTGTAGGGAACTCCGCAGGATCTGCAATCAAAGGTTTGTTGCAATTAAAAGAGCACTTTACAAAGGATGATGTTGTAGTGGTATTATTCCATGATCACGGATCAAGATATGTTGGTAAAATGTTTAACGATGCATGGATGCGTGAGCGAGGTTTTTTAGATGAAAAAATTACTACTGCAGAAGATTTGATAAAAGATCATACAGATAAGCCACTTCTCACTGTTCAGACAGAAGAATTGGTTTCTCATGCAATAGAAAGAATGAGAGCTTTTAAGATTTCTCAAATTCCGGTAAGAGATGCCAATGGCTTTGTTGGTTCTATTGATGAAACAGATGTACTTAGAAGTTATTTAGAAGATGCAAATATTGCAAATCTTCCTATAAAAAAAGTAATGGGTGCTGCTTTTCCTATCGTTCCAAAAAACGCAAGTATAGAAGAGGTTTCAAAATTAATAACAAAAGAAAATCAAGCCGTGTTGGTTGATTTGGGAAATGATACCTACCATATTATTACAAAGCACGATATTATAAGTGCTATTTCTTAG